One stretch of Podospora pseudoanserina strain CBS 124.78 chromosome 4, whole genome shotgun sequence DNA includes these proteins:
- a CDS encoding hypothetical protein (EggNog:ENOG503P4GU), which produces MGADFEFGHDVRDIPSTSSLDYMYQTDHVWAPVVELARRLSGLTDVVFQCLSQFPPSLLLVVHEKRIARLHLRTWHLRSLDNWTVKDPHELALIRSSSLYSIWLSPAECLEPYARPVERCPQVEAVYQMLTAKGLAPNLRDLRKCHYPEPVPRDHPFIFRAEQSCENALGKETRLLPLRNLQLSRPCSSRSDMKRGEPFEKRHVAEWRARIDMSALESLTLLAPLRQDAIESLSALSFPLLTSLSLHLRALREEDLEAVDYYKAARHFLSTLAQLKRLHLLGWNHGVVSLAGHDGNISGLPNHRLKRLWFAPVSHEYAADGHNLGPPPAKQQIIELGNRYPAVEDLSISVKRSMGDRDEVDRYRAIGGSFKMLKRLSLELDASPSRSVIRNRPPSGPAFATSHFQNSFGRKLAPGKLGRYYTNGHIMEAMVNAAVDSDLAKAIFHTITQASCASGSTCQLKTMLLRARGFELFWIPHLLWDGSFWLAGSRSNLELDRWGRGLQRTYFLDNRGLGGTTIRELDIAFNRDRVGGIESDNLFWKIFAKLWPQAVTVGSDGWATKWKSWPLKTG; this is translated from the coding sequence ATGGGTGCCGATTTCGAGTTCGGACACGACGTTCGCGACATCCCGAGCACAAGTTCTCTTGACTACATGTACCAAACAGATCACGTTTGGGCACCGGTCGTCGAGCTAGCTCGACGGCTCTCGGGTCTAACGGATGTCGTGTTCCAGTGTCTTAGCCAGTTCCCACCCTCCCTTTTGCTGGTAGTGCACGAGAAGCGAATTGCACGCCTCCATTTGCGAACCTGGCATCTGCGAAGTCTCGACAATTGGACGGTGAAAGACCCCCACGAGCTCGCGCTCATCAGGTCATCAAGTCTTTACAGCATCTGGTTGTCTCCCGCTGAGTGCCTAGAACCATACGCACGGCCAGTTGAACGATGCCCTCAGGTTGAGGCAGTTTATCAGATGTTAACGGCGAAAGGGTTGGCACCCAACCTGCGCGACCTTCGCAAGTGTCACTATCCCGAACCAGTCCCACGAGACCATCCCTTCATTTTCAGGGCAGAACAAAGTTGTGAGAATGCGCTTGGGAAAGAAACTcggcttcttccccttcgaAACCTTCAACTTTCGCGGCCCTGCAGTTCGAGAAGTGACATGAAAAGAGGTGAACCTTTTGAAAAGAGACATGTTGCCGAATGGCGAGCTCGCATCGATATGTCTGCGCTTGAAAGCCTGACGTTGTTGGCGCCTCTTCGCCAAGACGCAATCGAGAGCCTCTCGGCACTGAGCTTCCCTTTGCTGACGTCGCTATCCCTCCATCTCAGAGCACTAAGGGAGGAAGACTTGGAGGCAGTCGACTATTACAAAGCGGCCAGACATTTTCTAAGCACCCTGGCGCAGCTGAAAAGGTTGCATCTGCTTGGATGGAACCACGGGGTCGTCTCACTAGCCGGGCATGACGGCAACATCTCGGGGCTTCCGAATCACAGACTCAAAAGGTTGTGGTTTGCACCTGTATCGCACGAATATGCCGCGGATGGACATAACTTGGGCCCGCCCCCAGCAAAGCAACAGATCATCGAGCTGGGCAACCGCTACCCTGCTGTTGAGGACCTGTCAATTTCGGTGAAGCGGTCGATGGGCGAtagggatgaggttgatcgATATAGAGCTATCGGTGGTAGCTTCAAGATGCTAAAGAGGCTGTCGTTGGAGTTGGATGCCTCGCCCTCGAGATCCGTGATTCGCAATAGACCACCATCGGGCCCTGCGTTTGCCACGTCCCATTTTCAGAACAGTTTCGGCCGAAAGCTTGCGCCTGGTAAGTTGGGGCGCTACTACACCAATGGCCACATTATGGAAGCTATGGTGAATGCCGCCGTGGATTCTGATTTGGCCAAAGCCATCTttcacaccatcacccaagCCAGCTGCGCCAGCGGTAGCACCTGCCAACTGAAAACAATGCTACTGAGAGCCCGGGGCTTTGAATTGTTCTGGATACCCCATCTCCTGTGGGACGGGTCGTTCTGGCTAGCTGGTTCTCGAAGCAATCTTGAGCTCGATCGATGGGGGCGTGGACTTCAGAGGACGTATTTTCTTGACAACAGGGGACTAGGAGGCACGACCATCCGGGAGTTGGACATTGCTTTCAATCGGGACCGGGTGGGGGGGATCGAATCTGACAACTTGTTTTGGAAGATTTTTGCAAAGTTGTGGCCGCAGGCCGTGACGGTTGGGAGTGACGGGTGGGCTACGAAGTGGAAGAGCTGGCCGCTGAAGACTGGGTAG
- a CDS encoding hypothetical protein (COG:H; EggNog:ENOG503NVUY), producing MSPRLEPSQSSDDGKQVWRLPSQACSHTFKLATCSRCSENIRCQTDRSGLEPTLAPPAVSHHRLYLALPAVASQAASPLHPPSRYQPDVHFLPPNSTTIDFHVMTRDTMRPAAGSSHSYSSTDDLDVLAGLWEEAPFARLPCDAPSELKDLVEDIDNPKRVYAVHKASRRHNFQQIVQRYIVQLREGCGAEHCVTPTCFTCRKRAAGQAPIKRYNTTSARTLATYLASQDNPENGLCPNLRTPKAPPAALNSLLFVPKQRLHTDRVTGTSPKPQLNNSRPVSSRRNGYNGRPSTGDAREKSRSMNIGKDVESPKQQWQPGFEVVEEPVSKDHRSFAANVFGTVAFKMLEWLTPAALEDMTQRTKAFQEESAPDRRDAEAVKAEANRDNGGNPRTRASSVQPNGASANSRPLPKGRQHGKDSDSKDDRHSRDPPAVSRSAHPRRNSNAKLRTSNPPVPKRQLSIDPYTQDSLVDDPYPGLLRSPRGNSGSTDRGPRGPKPTGSTLSRPISQLSSAGYFDHVALEKMPPPKTLDLKNYLGRSQLDGTRTSDPSGPKQLGVPSGGSSDRSCSSGSGEMVHPEPESDDESVLPQALSTLHADVVDFICDVLQDDGTAEKHMLEPPSVTKFHNGHPGRGKMLKRKKLASGCPNFKLEWKLFIEQTLFNVLSDPQLAVQSFSKQGQLYDSHTLWYCMLRMTRVAPSLVFHSLWMAAGSLFAPPESLLAPRSPTAKLFRDKESLSNTEAGRLMSICLHALIAAAPLITPDPSDPEKATQRLYDMSRIRSHGLSLTRSGAIADQPTELCLQYEDAFTDDLALRLARRLFTAINTRRYFDALCESNGDLDGDDSQPEPDVLAPLFSQLNFLHAGAVYYVLDFSFNERALHETRVPILLLDWARTVMLSDWSGSPVIKGDGPFGGALALMQAIYNKRHELLLGDAQFRSEYFAERLDTVQMPIAWLSHVSTRQKIHLLDYPFLFNPSTLVTYFRSINFSRMSRSYEESTSLQDRIDVIASRSSLTRHHKEVLTERLRAAATKYLVLDIRREAVIEDAFNQLWRREERELLRPLKVRLGESTGEEGFDLGGVQQEFFRLALAEALNPDYGAFTVDERSRMAWFVPGSLEDEWKFELIGLLVSLAVYNGLTLPVTFPKALYRKLLGKPVDKLRHIADGWPDIASSLTEVEQWDDNGSKGKLEDLCITYDFSTSAFGHHVIREMRPSASGGDEEGGDWDTHTPSEEEWPQFSKTASHASWNPAPHEYNPEEESKPVTIHNRDEYIADYIRYLTTVSVRPQFEAFARGFRTCLQPKSLSLLTPSLLQSLVEGVQEIDISELKRYAKYTGYDEHHRTIKDFWSIVKRYDEDMKRKLLEFVTASDRVPVGGMKYVVFNIQKNGVENDELGPGGTGNRGRLPTSYTCYSTLLLPEYKDKETLRERLGMALENARGFGFA from the exons ATGAGTCCCAGATTGGAACCCTCTCAAAGCTCTGATGATGGCAAGCAAGTCTGGCGTTTACCGAGTCAGGCGTGCTCTCACA CATTCAAACTAGCTACCTGTTCACGTTGCTCAGAGAACATCCGCTGCCAAACTGATCGCTCAGGACTTGAGCCAACCCTTGCACCTCCTGCTGTGTCCCATCATCGCCTGTATCTCGCCCTCCCCGCTGTCGCTT CACAAGCAGCCAGCCCTCTGCATCCTCCATCCCGATATCAACCCGACGTCCACTTCCTACCACCCAACTCTACAACCATCGATTTCCATGTCATGACTCGAGATACCATGCGGCCAGCGGCCGGAAGCAGCCACAGCTACAGCAGCACCGATGACCTCGACGTCTTGGCAGGGCTCTGGGAGGAGGCCCCCTTCGCGAGACTACCATGCGATGCGCCCAGCGAGCTGAAGGACCTGGTGGAGGACATCGACAACCCGAAGCGTGTCTATGCCGTCCACAAAGCGAGTCGAAGACACAACTTTCAGCAAATAGTTCAGAG GTATATCGTCCAGCTCCGCGAAGGTTGCGGCGCCGAACATTGCGTAACGCCGACTTGCTTCACCTGCCGGAAGAGAGCCGCTGGCCAGGCCCCGATCAAACGATACAACACAACGAGCGCGAGAACGCTGGCTACTTACCTCGCTAGCCAAGATAACCCTGAGAATGGCCTGTGTCCCAACCTGCGAACCCCAAAGGCCCCGCCGGCTGCGCTCAACTCGCTCCTGTTTGTGCCCAAGCAGCGGTTGCACACCGATCGTGTTACGGGAACGTCTCCGAAACCACAGCTCAACAATTCTCGCCCGGTGTCATCACGGAGGAATGGATATAACGGCAGGCCATCAACGGGAGATGCGAGGGAAAAAAGCAGGTCAATGAATATTGGGAAAGATGTGGAAAGCCCGAAACAACAATGGCAACCTGggtttgaggtggtggaggagccagTGAGCAAAGACCACCGATCATTTGCGGCCAACGTCTTTGGTACTGTGGCTTTCAAGATGTTGGAGTGGCTCACGCCGGCTGCGCTAGAGGACATGACGCAAAGGACAAAAGCTTTCCAGGAGGAGTCGGCTCCAGACCGGCGTGATGCCGAAGCAGTAAAAGCAGAGGCTAACCGGGATAACGGGGGGAACCCACGGACCAGGGCGTCGTCGGTCCAGCCCAACGGTGCGTCGGCTAACAGTCGACCGCTACCAAAGGGCAGACAACATGGGAAAGACTCAGATTCAAAAGATGATCGCCACTCTCGCGACCCGCCGGCCGTTTCTCGCTCTGCACACCCCCGCCGCAACTCCAACGCCAAGTTGAGGACATCAAATCCTCCTGTGCCTAAGCGGCAGCTTTCCATTGACCCTTACACACAAGACTCTTTGGTCGATGACCCCTACCCTGGGCTACTCAGATCGCCACGCGGAAACTCTGGTAGCACAGATAGGGGGCCAAGGGGGCCGAAGCCAACAGGGTCGACACTCTCCAGACCAATCTCGCAGCTCTCATCGGCTGGCTACTTTGACCATGTTGCTTTGGAGaagatgccgccgccgaaaaCCCTTGATTTGAAGAACTATCTTGGGCGAAGTCAGTTAGACGGGACGAGGACTTCTGATCCAAGTGGTCCAAAGCAGCTAGGCGTTCCCTCAGGGGGGTCCTCTGACAGATCGTGCAGCAGCGGATCCGGAGAGATGGTTCACCCAGAGCCAGAGTCTGACGACGAAAGCGTTCTTCCACAGGCACTATCGACGCTACATGCCGACGTTGTCGACTTCATCTGCGATGTCCTGCAAGACGATGGAACAGCAGAGAAACACATGCTTGAGCCGCCATCAGTCACCAAGTTTCACAACGGACACCCCGGCCGGGGCAAGATGCTCAAGCGCAAGAAGCTTGCCTCTGGGTGCCCAAACTTCAAACTAGAGTGGAAGTTGTTCATTGAACAGACTCTCTTCAACGTCCTCAGCGATCCACAACTCGCTGTTCAATCGTTCTCGAAACAAGGACAACTCTATGATTCTCACACACTATGGTACTGCATGCTCAGGATGACCCGGGTTGCCCCAAGCCTGGTTTTCCACAGTCTCTGGATGGCGGCGGGAAGCCTATTTGCGCCTCCAGAGTCGCTATTGGCGCCCCGATCCCCGACGGCGAAGCTATTTAGGGATAAGGAATCTCTTTCAAACACAGAGGCGGGTCGTCTCATGTCGATATGCCTCCACGCTTTGATTGCCGCTGCGCCACTCATAACTCCGGATCCATCTGACCCAGAAAAGGCTACCCAACGGCTGTATGATATGTCGAGAATTCGGTCGCACGGTCTGAGCCTCACCCGTAGCGGCGCCATTGCTGACCAGCCCACGGAGCTGTGTCTTCAGTACGAGGACGCCTTCACGGACGACTTGGCCCTGAGGTTGGCTCGACGGCTGTTTaccgccatcaacaccaggaGATATTTTGATGCCCTGTGCGAATCCAATGGAGACCTAGACGGTGATGACTCGCAGCCAGAGCCAGATGTGCTGGCgcctctcttctctcaacTAAACTTTCTTCATGCCGGAGCGGTGTATTACGTCTTGGACTTTTCTTTCAATGAGCGGGCTCTGCATGAGACCCGTGTTCCGATCCTTTTGCTGGACTGGGCGAGGACTGTCATGCTTAGCGACTGGAGTGGCTCCCCTGTGATCAAGGGGGATGGACCTTTTGGTGGCGCACTGGCGTTGATGCAGGCTATAT ACAACAAACGTCATGAGCTCTTGCTGGGCGATGCTCAGTTCCGCTCCGAGTACTTTGCCGAGAGGCTCGACACAGTCCAGATGCCCATCGCGTGGTTATCGCACGTGTCAACAAGACAAAAGATCCACCTTCTCGACTATCCGTTTCTGTTCAACCCTTCTACTCTGGTTACCTATTTCCGGTCCATCAACTTTTCGCGCATGAGCAGGTCGTACGAGGAGTCGACATCGTTACAGGACAGGATTGACGTGATTGCTTCACGCTCCAGCTTGACGCGGCATCACAAGGAGGTGCTGACGGAGCGGTTGCGTGCGGCGGCTACAAAGTACTTGGTTCTCGATATCCGTAGGGAAGCTGTTATCGAGGACGCGTTTAACCagctgtggaggagggaggagagggagttgtTGAGGCCGCTCAAGGTCCGTCTTGGGGAGTCTACGGGAGAGGAAGGGTTTGATTTGGGTGGTGTTCAGCAGGAGTTTTTCCGCTTGGCGCTGGCTGAGGCGCTGAACCCGGATTATGGTGCGTTTACGGTCGATGAGAGAAGTCGGATGGCGTGGTTTGTGCCCGGGTCGCTGGAGGACGAGTGGAAGTTTGAGCTGATTGGGCTGCTTGTTTCTCTTGCGGTCTACAACGGGTTGACGTTGCCGGTGACGTTTCCAAAGGCTCTCTACCGCAAGCTACTTGGCAAGCCGGTAGACAAGCTCCGCCATATTGCCGACGGCTGGCCTGATATTGCAAGCTCGCTTACGGAAGTTGAGCAGTGGGATGACAATGGCTCGAAAGGAAAGCTCGAAGACCTTTGCATCACGTACGACTTTTCCACGTCGGCCTTTGGCCACCACGTCATCAGGGAGATGCGGCCGTCTGCTTCGGGGGGTGACGAAGAAGGCGGTGATTGGGacacccacaccccctcggaggaggagtggcCTCAGTTTTCCAAAACTGCCTCCCACGCCTCGTGGAATCCGGCTCCCCATGAGTACAACCCGGAAGAAGAGTCCAAGCCAGTCACTATCCACAACAGGGACGAGTACATTGCTGATTACATTCGCTACCTGACTACGGTCTCTGTCCGCCCTCAGTTCGAAGCTTTCGCCCGTGGGTTTCGCACTTGTCTCCAGCCTAAATCCTTATCCCTCCTCACGCCCTCGCTCCTTCAGTCACTCGTCGAGGGTGTGCAGGAAATTGACATCTCTGAACTAAAACGCTACGCGAAATACACTGGTTATGATGAACACCACCGGACAATCAAAGATTTTTGGTCGATTGTGAAGAGGTATGACGAGGACATGAAGAGGAAGTTGCTCGAATTTGTGACGGCGAGCGATCGGGTTCCTGTCGGGGGGATGAAGTATGTGGTGTTTAATATTCAGAAGAACGGGGTGGAGAATGATGAGCTGGGACCGGGGGGGACGGGGAACAGAGGGAGGTTGCCGACGAGCTATACTTGTTATAGCACGTTGCTGTTGCCCGAGTATAAGGATAAGGAGacgttgagggagaggttggggatggcgttggagaatgcgagggggtttgggtttgcgTAG